CCCGCGGCCAGGCGGGCCGCCAAGTCGGCGGCGGTCGCGGCCACCTCGTCGGCCGGCACGACGCGCCCGGCGATGCCCCACTCCGCGGCCTGCGCGGCGGTGAACGTCTCGCCGAGCAGGACGAGTTCGCTCGCCCTGGCCGCGCCGACGGCGCGCGCGAGCGTGGCGGACAGGCCGGAGTCGCAGGTCAGGCCGATGCCGGTGAACGCGGTGCCGAACTTCGCGGTGTCCGCGGTGACCCGCAGGTCGCAGGCGAGGGCGAACCCGAGCCCGGCGCCGACGCACGTCCCGTTGACCGCCGCGACCACCGGTTTCGGCATGGTCGCCAGCGTCGTGACGATCGGGTTGTAGTGCTCGTCGATGGTGGCGAACGCGGTCGCCGGGTCGGCGCGCAGCGCGTCGGCGTGCTCGGCCAGGTCCTGGCCCACGCAGAACGCCCGGCCGGTGCCGGTGAGTACGACGGCGCGGACCGAATCGTCCGCCGCCACCCGCTCCAGCGCGTCCCGCAGCTCGGTCTTCAGTTCACCGGTGAGGGCGGGCCGGAGCATCGTCACGGTGGCCACGGCGCCTTCGCGGGAAACGGAAACAACGTCACTGGTGCTTTCGTCAGCCATGCCGAGACGCTACCATGACTTCCTGAACGTTCGGTTGGTTAATCCGGGGAAGCGAGGAACGATGGCCCAGCAGTCGACGAGGATGCTGCGCAGCTACGTCAGCGGCGGCTGGCGGACCGGGGAGGGCGAGGGGGCGCCCCTGCACGACGCGGTCACCGGCGCCGAGGTCGCACGGATCTCGTCCGCCGGCATCGACATGGCCGCCGCGCTCGACCACGGCCGCCGCGTCGGCGGGCCTGCCCTGCGCGAGCTGACCTTCCACCAGCGGGCCGCGCTGCTCAAAGCCGTGGCCTCCCACCTCCGCGAGCACCGCGACGAGCTGTACGAGCTGTCCGCCAAGACCGGCGCCACGCTCGGCGACTCGAAGTTCGACGTCGACGGCGGCATCGGCGTGCTGTTCGCCTACTCCGGCAAGGGCAAGCGCGAGCTGCCCAACGACACCGTCTATGTCGACGGCAACGTGGAGCCGCTGAGCAAGGGCGGCACGTTCCTCGGCCAGCACATCGCCACCCCGCTGCGGGGCGTCGCCGTGCAGATCAACGCCTTCAACTTCCCGGTGTGGGGTCCGCTGGAGAAGTTCGCCCCGGCGTTCCTCGCGGGCGTGCCGAGCCTCGTGAAGCCGGCTAGCCAGACCGCCTACCTGACCGAGCGGTTGGTCGAGCTGATCATCGAATCCGGTCTGATCCCGGAGGGCACGCTGCAGCTGATCTCCGGCAGTGCCGGCGACCTGCTGGACCACCTCACCGAGCAGGACCTGGTGTCGTTCACCGGGTCGGCGTCGACGGCGCAGAAGCTGCGCACGCACCCGGTGATCGTGCGCCAGGCTGTTCGGTTCAATGCCGAGGCCGACTCGCTGAACTGCTCGATCCTCGGCCCGGACGCGAAGCCCGGCACGGCCGAGTTCGACCTCTACGTCAAGCAGCTGGTCACCGAGATGACCGTCAAGGCCGGACAGAAGTGCACCGCGATCCGCCGTGCGTTCGTGCCGGCCGAGCTGCTCGACGACGTGGCCGAGGCCGCCGCCGAGCGCCTGGCGAAGGTCAAGATCGGCAACCCCGCGGCGGAGGGCGTCCGCATGGGCGCGCTGGCCAGCCTGGAGCAGCGCGAGGAGGTCCGCCGCTCGCTGAAGGCGCTGCAGGACGCCTCCAGCGTCGTGTTCGGCGACCCGGAGCGGGTCGAGGTGGTCGACGCCGACGCCGAGCGCGGCGCGTTCATCTCGCCGGTGCTGCTCAAGGGCGACGCCGACCGCGCCGAGCCGCACGAGGTCGAGGCCTTCGGCCCGGTCTCCACGCTGATGCCCTACACCTCGGTCGAGCAGGTCATCGGCTACGCCGCGCGCGGCCAGGGCAGCCTCGCCGGGTCGGTCGTCACCGGCGACGCCCAGTTCGCCCGCGAGGTCGTGCTGGGCGTGGCGCCGTGGCACGGCCGCCTGCTGGTGCTCGACGCCGACGACGCGAAGGAGTCGACCGGCCACGGTTCGCCGATGCCGGGCCTGGTGCACGGTGGCCCTGGCCGCGCCGGTGGCGGCGAGGAGATGGGCGGCATCCGCGGCGTGCTGCACCACATGCAGCGCACGGCCGTGCAGGGCAGCCCGAAGGTGCTGTCCGCGGTCACCGGCCGGTGGGTCGAGGGCGCGCCGCGCAACACCGAGGACGTCCACCCGTTCCGCAAGTCCCTGGCGGAGCTGAAGATCGGCGACTCGGTGGTGGCCGGGCCGCGCACCGTGACCCAGGAGGACGTGGACCACTTCGCCGAGTTCACCGGCGACACCTTCTACGCCCACACCGACCCCGAGGCGGCGGCTGCCAACCCGTTGTTCGGCGGCATCGTGGCGCACGGCTACCTGGTCGTGTCGTTCGCGGCGGGCCTGTTCGTCTCGCCCGAGCCGGGGCCGGTCCTGGCCAACTACGGCCTGGAGAACCTGCGGTTCCTGACCCCGGTCAAGCCCGGTGACGAGCTGACCGTGACGCTGACCGCCAAGCAGATCACCCCGCGCGAGAACGCCGACTACGGCGAGGTGCGCTGGGACGCCGACGTGACCAACTCCGCGGGCGAATCCGTCGCCAAGTACGACGTGCTCACCCTGGTGGCCAAGGAGAATCGATGACTGCCATCCTCGACGAGAAGGACCTCGAACGGCACTTCGAGCACACCATCGAAAAGGACCAGCGGATCGAGCCGCGGGACTGGGTGCCGGAGGGCTACCGCAAGACGATGATCCGGCAGATCGCGCAGCACGCGCACTCCGAGATCATCGGCATGCAGCCGGAGGGCAACTGGATCACCCGCGCGCCGTCGTTGCGGCGCAAGGCGATCCTGCTGGCGAAGGTGCAGGACGAGGCCGGGCACGGGCTGTACCTGTACTCGGCCGCCGAGACGCTGGGCGCGGACCGCGCGGACCTGACCGAGAAGCTGATCAGCGGGCGGCAGAAGTACTCGTCGATCTTCAACTACCCGACGCTGACGTTCGCCGACGTGGGCGCGATCGGCTGGCTCGTCGACGGCGCCGCGATCTGCAACCAGGTGCCGCTGTGCCGGTCCTCGTACGGGCCGTACGCCCGGGCGATGATCCGGATCTGCAAGGAGGAGTCGTTCCACCAGCGGCAGGGCTACGAGCTGCTGATGACGATGATGAAGGGCACGCAGGCGCAGCGGGACATGGTGCAGGACGCGGTGAACCGGTTCTGGTGGCCGTCGCTGATGATGTTCGGCCCGCCGGACGCCGAATCCGCCAACACCGCGCAGTCGATGGCGTGGAAGATCAAGCGGCACACCAACGACGAGCTGCGCCAGCGGTTCGTCGACATGACCGTGCCGCAGGCCGAGGCGCTCGGCGTGACCCTGCCGGACCCGGACCTGAATTGGAACGCCGAGCGCGGGCACTACGACTTCGGCCAGGTCGACTGGGACGAGATGAAGCAGGTCGTCGCGGGCAACGGCCCGTGCAACACCGAGCGGCTGGCGCGGCGGCGGCAGGCGCACGAGGACGGCGCGTGGGTCCGCGAGGCCGCGGCCGCGCACGCGCGCAAGATGGCGGAGGCGAAGTGAGCAAGAGCGAGTGGCCGCTGTACGAGGTTTTCGTGCGTGGCAAGCGAGGCCTCAACCACGTGCACGTCGGGTCGCTGCGCGCGGCCGACGACCAGATGGCCCTGCACAACGCGCGTGACCTGTACACGCGGCGCAACGAGGGCGTCAGCATCTGGGTGGTCAAGGCCGCCGACATCACCGCGTCCTCGCCGGACGAGAAGGACCCGTTCTTCGCGCCGTCCGGCGACAAGGTGTACCGGCACCCGACGTTCTACGACATCCCCGACAACGTTCCCCACATGTGAGCTGATGATGTCCTTTGACAACGCCTACGAGGCTTTGATCGACGCTCACGACGACTCGCGGTGGGCGTTCGGCACCGGGTTCGAGGACCCGCTCGCCGGGGTCGACACCTCGGTGCCGTCCGGTGTGGACGGTGCGGACCTGGCGCGGTACTGCCTGATGCTGGGCGACGACGCCCTGGTGTTCTCGCACCGGCTGCAGCAGTGGTGCACCCGCGCGCCCGAGCTGGAGGACGAGGTCGCGATCGCCAACATCGGCCTCGACCTGCTCGGCCAGGCGCGGCTGCTGCTGGCGCGCGCGGGCAAAGCAGAAGCAGCGGCGCAGAGCGCCTCCGTTGAGGGTGGCGGTGGGCGACGGGCGGGCGGTTCAGACCGCGGCGAGGACGACTACGCATTCTTCCGCGACGAGCACGAGTTCCGCAACGTCCGGCTCGCGGAGCTGGAGCGCGGCGACTTCGGGCAGCTGATCGCGGTGCTGCTGGTGTTCTCGACCTGGCGGCTGGCGCTGTTCCAGCGGCTGCGGTCGTCGGTGGACCCGGTGCTGGCCGCGATCGCCGACAAGGGCGTCAAGGAGCTGACCTACCACCGCGACTACGCCGCGCAGTGGGCCGTGCGGCTCGGTGACGGCACCGCGTTCTCGCACGAGCGGATGCAGGCCGGGCTGGACGGGATCTGGCCGTTCGTGGACGAGCTGTTCGTGCCGCACGAGACCGAGTCGCGGCTGGCCGCGGCCGGTGTCGCGGTCGCCCCGGCGTCGGTGCGCGAGGAGTTCGACGACGTCCTGGCGCAGGTGTTCGCCGCCGGTTCCCTGTCCCGCCCGGAGATCGCGGGCAAGGCCGGGGTCAACGGGCAGACCGGACGGGGCGGCCGGCACACCGAGGCGATGGGCTACCTGCTTGCCGAGCTGCAGAGCGTCGCCCGCGCCCATCCGGAGGCGACATGGTGAGCGCCCGCGCCGTCGCGGAGACCGTCCGCGACCCCGAGCTGCCCATGCTGACGCTGGCCGACCTCGGCGTGCTGCGCGAGGTGTCCGAACAGGACGGTGCGGTGACGGTGTCGATCACGCCCACCTACACCGGGTGCCCGGCGATGGACACCATGCGCGACGACCTGGTGCACGCGCTGCAGAGCGCCGGCTACTCGCGCGTCGAGGTCCGCACGGTGCTGCAGCCTGCCTGGAGCACCGACTGGATCAGCGAGCGGGGCCGCCGGGCGCTGGCCGAGGCGGGTATCGCGCCGCCGGGCAGCGCGCCGCGACGGCCGACCGGGCCGGTTCCGCTGACGCTGAGCCCGCCGGTGCGCCGGGTGTCCTGCCCGCGGTGCGGGTCGGCGGACACCGAGCTGGTGTCGGAGTTCGGGGCCACCGCCTGCAAGTCGTTGCTGCGCTGCCGGTCCTGCGACGAACCCTTCGAGCACGTCAAGGAGATCTGAGGTGACCGCGAGCACCAAATCGAGGCTGCGGGGCGACTTCCACACGCTGACCGTGGCCGAGGTGACGCCCCTGTGCGACGACGCCGTCGCGGTCACCTTCGACGTGCCGCCGGAGCTGGCGGAGGCCTACGCGTTCCGCGCCGGGCAGTCGCTCACGCTGCGGCGGACGATCGACGGGCGCGAGGAGCGCCGGTCGTACTCGATCTGCTCGCCCGAGGGCAGCAAGCCGCGCATCGGGGTGCGCGAGGTGCCGGACGGGCTGTTCTCGACGTGGCTGGTGCACCAGGTGCGGCCGGGCGACGAGATCGAGGTCGGCACGCCGACCGGGAACTTCACGCCCGACCTGTCGGTGCCGGAGCACCACGTGCTCATCGCGGCCGGCTCGGGCATCACGCCGGTGCTGTCGATCGCGGCGACGGTGCTGCGCGACCCGGCGGCGACCGTCACCGTGCTGTACGGCAACCGCCGCACGGACACGGTGATGTTCGCCGACGAGCTGGCCGACCTGAAGGACCGCTACCCGGACCGGCTCGAGCTGGTGCACGTGCTGTCCCGCGAGCCGCGCGAGGCGGAGCTGTTCACCGGACGGCTCGACGGCGAGAAGCTGTCCGCGTTGCTGGCGCTGTTCCCGGACGTGTCGGCGGTCGGGCACTGGTGGCTGTGCGGGCCGTTCGGGATGGTCACGGTGGCGCAGGACCGGCTGCGCGCGGCCGGAGTGCCTGCTTCGCGGATCCACCAGGAACTGTTCTATGTGGACGACGTGCCGCCGGAGCCGGTGCGGCACGAGGAGAAGCCGCTCGACGGAGTCGTCACCCAGGCGACGATCATCCTCGACGGCCGCGCCACGACGCTCGCCGTGCCGCGGGACGTGCCGGTGCTGGACAGCGCTCAGCGCGCGCGGCCGGATCTGCCGTTCGCGTGCAAGGGCGGCGTGTGCGGCACGTGCCGGGCGAAGGTGACCGCCGGAGCCGTGGACATGCGCCGCAACTTCGCGCTCGAGGAGAGCGAGGTCGCCGACGGGTTCGTGCTGACTTGCCAGTCGCTGCCGGTGTCCGACGCGCTCACGGTCGACTTCGACGTGTGATCGGCACTGCCTTCGCCGCGGCGGCCAGTGACCCCGCCGCGGCGAAGGCGAGCACGATCGCCAGAACGCCGGACAACCACACGGACATGGCGAGCGCCAGGTAGACCTGTACCGCCGCGGTCGCCGCGAACACCGCCGTCAGGACAAGCCAGACTGGACGGTCGGTGACCGGAGTCTTGGACTGGCCCAAACTCACTGCGAAACCCCTCCCGCGATCTTTCGGAT
The window above is part of the Amycolatopsis thermoflava N1165 genome. Proteins encoded here:
- the paaB gene encoding 1,2-phenylacetyl-CoA epoxidase subunit PaaB — encoded protein: MSKSEWPLYEVFVRGKRGLNHVHVGSLRAADDQMALHNARDLYTRRNEGVSIWVVKAADITASSPDEKDPFFAPSGDKVYRHPTFYDIPDNVPHM
- a CDS encoding enoyl-CoA hydratase/isomerase family protein; translated protein: MADESTSDVVSVSREGAVATVTMLRPALTGELKTELRDALERVAADDSVRAVVLTGTGRAFCVGQDLAEHADALRADPATAFATIDEHYNPIVTTLATMPKPVVAAVNGTCVGAGLGFALACDLRVTADTAKFGTAFTGIGLTCDSGLSATLARAVGAARASELVLLGETFTAAQAAEWGIAGRVVPADEVAATAADLAARLAAGPTRAYAEAKRALAASWGAPLPEVLRLEGEAQARLGLTDDHRGAVEAFLGKSKPVFQGS
- the paaD gene encoding 1,2-phenylacetyl-CoA epoxidase subunit PaaD, whose amino-acid sequence is MVSARAVAETVRDPELPMLTLADLGVLREVSEQDGAVTVSITPTYTGCPAMDTMRDDLVHALQSAGYSRVEVRTVLQPAWSTDWISERGRRALAEAGIAPPGSAPRRPTGPVPLTLSPPVRRVSCPRCGSADTELVSEFGATACKSLLRCRSCDEPFEHVKEI
- the paaZ gene encoding phenylacetic acid degradation bifunctional protein PaaZ, producing the protein MLRSYVSGGWRTGEGEGAPLHDAVTGAEVARISSAGIDMAAALDHGRRVGGPALRELTFHQRAALLKAVASHLREHRDELYELSAKTGATLGDSKFDVDGGIGVLFAYSGKGKRELPNDTVYVDGNVEPLSKGGTFLGQHIATPLRGVAVQINAFNFPVWGPLEKFAPAFLAGVPSLVKPASQTAYLTERLVELIIESGLIPEGTLQLISGSAGDLLDHLTEQDLVSFTGSASTAQKLRTHPVIVRQAVRFNAEADSLNCSILGPDAKPGTAEFDLYVKQLVTEMTVKAGQKCTAIRRAFVPAELLDDVAEAAAERLAKVKIGNPAAEGVRMGALASLEQREEVRRSLKALQDASSVVFGDPERVEVVDADAERGAFISPVLLKGDADRAEPHEVEAFGPVSTLMPYTSVEQVIGYAARGQGSLAGSVVTGDAQFAREVVLGVAPWHGRLLVLDADDAKESTGHGSPMPGLVHGGPGRAGGGEEMGGIRGVLHHMQRTAVQGSPKVLSAVTGRWVEGAPRNTEDVHPFRKSLAELKIGDSVVAGPRTVTQEDVDHFAEFTGDTFYAHTDPEAAAANPLFGGIVAHGYLVVSFAAGLFVSPEPGPVLANYGLENLRFLTPVKPGDELTVTLTAKQITPRENADYGEVRWDADVTNSAGESVAKYDVLTLVAKENR
- the paaC gene encoding 1,2-phenylacetyl-CoA epoxidase subunit PaaC, which gives rise to MSFDNAYEALIDAHDDSRWAFGTGFEDPLAGVDTSVPSGVDGADLARYCLMLGDDALVFSHRLQQWCTRAPELEDEVAIANIGLDLLGQARLLLARAGKAEAAAQSASVEGGGGRRAGGSDRGEDDYAFFRDEHEFRNVRLAELERGDFGQLIAVLLVFSTWRLALFQRLRSSVDPVLAAIADKGVKELTYHRDYAAQWAVRLGDGTAFSHERMQAGLDGIWPFVDELFVPHETESRLAAAGVAVAPASVREEFDDVLAQVFAAGSLSRPEIAGKAGVNGQTGRGGRHTEAMGYLLAELQSVARAHPEATW
- the paaE gene encoding 1,2-phenylacetyl-CoA epoxidase subunit PaaE, which codes for MTASTKSRLRGDFHTLTVAEVTPLCDDAVAVTFDVPPELAEAYAFRAGQSLTLRRTIDGREERRSYSICSPEGSKPRIGVREVPDGLFSTWLVHQVRPGDEIEVGTPTGNFTPDLSVPEHHVLIAAGSGITPVLSIAATVLRDPAATVTVLYGNRRTDTVMFADELADLKDRYPDRLELVHVLSREPREAELFTGRLDGEKLSALLALFPDVSAVGHWWLCGPFGMVTVAQDRLRAAGVPASRIHQELFYVDDVPPEPVRHEEKPLDGVVTQATIILDGRATTLAVPRDVPVLDSAQRARPDLPFACKGGVCGTCRAKVTAGAVDMRRNFALEESEVADGFVLTCQSLPVSDALTVDFDV
- the paaA gene encoding 1,2-phenylacetyl-CoA epoxidase subunit PaaA, whose amino-acid sequence is MTAILDEKDLERHFEHTIEKDQRIEPRDWVPEGYRKTMIRQIAQHAHSEIIGMQPEGNWITRAPSLRRKAILLAKVQDEAGHGLYLYSAAETLGADRADLTEKLISGRQKYSSIFNYPTLTFADVGAIGWLVDGAAICNQVPLCRSSYGPYARAMIRICKEESFHQRQGYELLMTMMKGTQAQRDMVQDAVNRFWWPSLMMFGPPDAESANTAQSMAWKIKRHTNDELRQRFVDMTVPQAEALGVTLPDPDLNWNAERGHYDFGQVDWDEMKQVVAGNGPCNTERLARRRQAHEDGAWVREAAAAHARKMAEAK